One window of Dehalobacterium formicoaceticum genomic DNA carries:
- the larB gene encoding nickel pincer cofactor biosynthesis protein LarB, translated as MEHQEQKLKKLLQAVQNNEMSIEEGLEELRDLPFKDLGFAKIDQHRELRQNHPETIFCQGKTPEQIQDIMAYLAQHHMNLLGTRADEKAFRAIKEVCPNAEYHPLSRMVVVNRNPVKKNKGLILVVSAGTADLPVAEEAALTAEVMGNRVECLYDVGVAGIHRLLAHNDKLRQANVLITVAGMEGALASVVGGLVSRPVIAVPTSIGYGANFQGLSALLSMLNSCAAGVGVVNIDNGFGAGRLAAIINEDPR; from the coding sequence ATGGAACATCAGGAACAAAAATTGAAAAAGCTGCTGCAGGCTGTGCAAAATAATGAAATGAGTATTGAAGAAGGATTAGAAGAATTAAGAGATCTGCCTTTTAAGGATCTGGGTTTTGCAAAAATCGATCAGCATCGTGAGCTGCGTCAAAATCATCCGGAAACCATCTTCTGCCAGGGGAAAACCCCGGAACAAATTCAGGACATTATGGCTTATCTGGCACAGCATCACATGAATCTCCTGGGAACCCGAGCCGACGAAAAAGCCTTTCGAGCGATTAAAGAAGTCTGCCCCAATGCAGAATATCATCCCCTCTCCCGCATGGTGGTAGTCAATCGCAATCCCGTCAAGAAAAATAAAGGGTTGATTTTAGTAGTGAGTGCCGGAACCGCCGATCTGCCGGTGGCAGAAGAAGCGGCTCTTACAGCAGAGGTTATGGGGAATCGGGTGGAATGCCTCTATGATGTGGGAGTGGCGGGCATTCACCGGCTCCTGGCCCATAATGATAAGCTGCGGCAAGCCAATGTCTTGATTACCGTGGCCGGGATGGAAGGGGCTTTGGCCAGCGTCGTAGGGGGTCTCGTCTCCCGCCCGGTGATTGCCGTACCTACCAGTATTGGTTACGGCGCTAATTTTCAAGGTCTTTCCGCCCTTTTATCCATGTTAAACAGCTGTGCCGCCGGTGTTGGGGTGGTCAATATTGATAATGGTTTTGGCGCAGGCAGGCTGGCTGCCATCATAAACGAAGATCCGAGGTGA
- a CDS encoding glycosyltransferase family 2 protein produces MAPPEISIIIPCRNEGKNITHTIKSMISNETFLAFEIIVVDDGSTDHCCRTLISDFPNQKITLLNSHGKGACYARNIGALHARGKYLLFCDAHIFVQPYWLEELLVCFDEPGIGIVAPGISSYHNSDAVGFGFTLTDSFGVEWLPAPIQTAPALIAPGACAMIPQKVFREAGGFDQGLRVWGHEDVELSLRYWLLGYQVLVTPEVTIQHIFREKHPYAIAMENIYYNYLRIALCHLNPQRIKKLLQLIITFPQAEEIFADIMLSDAWLQRQNNFSKRLFDDDWLFHKFSVSF; encoded by the coding sequence ATGGCTCCGCCAGAAATATCCATCATCATCCCCTGTCGTAACGAAGGAAAAAACATTACTCATACAATTAAATCCATGATTAGCAATGAGACCTTTTTGGCATTTGAAATCATTGTTGTTGATGATGGCTCCACAGATCACTGTTGTCGAACCCTGATATCCGATTTTCCAAATCAAAAAATCACCTTGCTCAATTCTCACGGAAAAGGTGCCTGTTATGCCCGGAACATAGGTGCCCTGCATGCCCGGGGAAAATATCTACTTTTTTGTGATGCACATATCTTTGTCCAGCCTTATTGGTTGGAAGAGCTTTTAGTTTGTTTTGATGAACCGGGAATCGGTATTGTTGCTCCCGGTATTTCATCCTATCATAATTCTGATGCGGTAGGCTTTGGCTTTACCTTAACCGATTCCTTCGGCGTGGAATGGCTTCCTGCTCCAATACAGACGGCCCCGGCTTTAATCGCTCCCGGTGCCTGTGCCATGATCCCGCAAAAAGTTTTCCGTGAAGCAGGGGGATTTGACCAGGGTTTACGGGTATGGGGACATGAGGATGTGGAGCTGTCTTTAAGATACTGGCTCTTGGGGTACCAAGTTCTCGTTACTCCGGAGGTTACCATCCAGCATATCTTCCGCGAAAAACATCCCTATGCTATTGCCATGGAAAATATTTATTACAATTACTTGCGCATTGCTCTCTGCCATCTTAATCCCCAGCGTATTAAAAAACTTCTTCAACTAATAATAACTTTTCCTCAAGCCGAAGAAATTTTTGCAGACATTATGCTTAGTGATGCCTGGCTCCAGCGGCAAAATAATTTTTCCAAGCGTCTATTTGATGATGATTGGCTATTTCACAAGTTTTCTGTCTCTTTTTAG
- a CDS encoding LysM peptidoglycan-binding domain-containing protein — protein MKIYFFKPGDTLYNIAQRFHTTVEELLTINKNLDLDRIFTYQPIMVPQYATARKTAPTEFIRTHDNPSLPQPEFGSSEELDAENARSPIRTYVVQPGDTLYTIAQRFGTTVNAIVTMNNIQNPDMIAPGLRLFIFTPGPTPSPTPAPTPTPTPRPPRTYIVQPGDTLYAIALRFGTTVDAIVNLNNIEDPDMIAPGQRLRIPQPTPTPSPTPTPTPTPRPPRTYIVRSGDTLYAIALRFGTTVDAIVDLNNIEDPDMIAPGQSLLIPR, from the coding sequence ATGAAAATATATTTTTTTAAACCCGGTGATACCCTATATAATATTGCTCAACGTTTCCATACCACGGTAGAAGAGCTGCTAACCATCAATAAAAACCTGGATCTGGATCGGATTTTTACTTACCAGCCCATCATGGTCCCCCAATACGCTACAGCTCGTAAAACAGCACCTACCGAATTCATCCGAACCCACGATAATCCCTCGCTGCCCCAACCTGAATTTGGTTCTTCCGAAGAATTAGATGCGGAAAACGCCCGCAGCCCCATACGAACCTATGTTGTACAGCCTGGTGATACTCTTTACACCATCGCTCAACGCTTCGGCACCACAGTGAACGCTATTGTAACTATGAATAACATCCAGAATCCGGATATGATCGCCCCTGGTCTACGTCTCTTCATTTTTACGCCGGGTCCTACTCCGTCACCCACACCTGCACCTACACCTACGCCGACCCCTCGTCCGCCCAGAACTTATATTGTGCAGCCCGGAGATACCCTCTATGCCATTGCGCTCCGTTTCGGCACCACCGTAGATGCCATTGTGAACCTGAATAACATTGAAGACCCGGATATGATCGCTCCCGGTCAACGTTTACGGATTCCGCAACCAACGCCCACTCCGTCGCCAACACCTACACCTACTCCGACCCCTCGTCCGCCTAGAACTTATATCGTGCGATCCGGAGATACCCTCTATGCTATTGCGCTTCGTTTCGGCACCACTGTGGATGCTATTGTAGATCTGAATAACATTGAAGACCCGGATATGATTGCCCCCGGTCAAAGCTTATTGATCCCCCGGTAA